gtgctcccactctgtgcggggtcGGGGGAAgggtgtcaatggcaagccttaccctcccCTGtggcgaggagaccgcgactcaaacccgggaccttccggtcacaggcggtaagactctaccacttgcaAGCAACTGCATATATAGAGACTTTATCTGAACAGCTAGCACAACCATGCATGCGCTACTTTTGATTTGCTTCCAGAATTTCAGCTGTGGTCTTATAGTGTTGATTTTGATTTGCTTCCAGAATTTCAGCTGTGGTTTTATAGTGTTGACCAAGATCAACTGTGAGGCTCATTTCAACTtcataaaaaaaaatccaaactttTGTGATTCAACCACGTACACAATTCAACAACATTTCAAATCCATAATTCagaattataatttagaacacaAACACAATACAGGCTCATATGCACCAAATATAATTCCACATGATATGAGAAAACATAGATAGCTTTATTGCCCATGGTTTTACCACATATGCTCAACAAGTCATCATGAAGTTGTTCATGTGCCTCACGGGCAAGGTGTTCAAACAGCAAAAACCAGTACCCCACTTTCAGACAATGGAAACCTATTCCACAAGGCTACAGTGGTTGGGTATGATGCACCAGATTGTGGGAGCAAAAGAAATTTCCCCAGTTTCTGCGCTTATTTTCTCCTGATCTTAACCTTCAGAGTCCATTGGAGCTTACCTTCTGGGCGCGGTATGTCCTGTGGTAACCGGAGGGGCAACTCAAATTCACCAAGCGATGCTAAAGGTGACTGCAGGTGCAGATTCTCCGGATGGATGGTGATGTTGAGTTGCCTTGCCACCTAGAGGTGAAGTAGACAAGTCAGGGGAAAAGTGAAATTTAGGGGTGCTACATGGGGTATTTAGAGCTTCAAAGGTACCTCGGAAACAATTTCATCTTTTGTTACAGGAGTACGCAGCTCATTTCCAGTCGAGATGAACCTCCTCAACACCTACCAATATCAGAGATGATCAATACTTCCATGGCTGAACTTTATCAATAAATGAAACATGCAAATGCACACTATACGAAAACATGAAAACAAGTAGTGCAGTAAACTTTTCACTTTTAGTGGTAGCAGACTAACCAAGAGTGCATTATCTAACCGCTTTGCTGCTGCTTGGTACTGCTTCAGTCTTTCTTCCTGTAGCTGTTGAAATGGTAATTGACAAGTAAATCAGTACCATCagaaaagaagaagaggaagtatAGGGCAGGGGAAAGCACACAATATCAGCCTTCAAGCAGAACCGGAAATTTTTAGATCTAAACTTATCCAGAATTTGATCTTACAGTTAAGAAAACGTTGATTATAGTAAGCAAAGGGGCTTTTATATAACACAGAAGTAAGCACATTGCATTTTTAAAAGCCAGAAAGAAGCTGTTGAACTTATATTAGGCAGCAGAAGAACAGTGGTGGCTATATTTTTCTAAAACAATAAATAAATTATGCAGCATGATAAAAACAGAGACTAGCAGGTACAGAGACAAGAGTAAATTTCCATGTCAACCGTTCAGTCTTTTATATATCAGATGAATTAGACAAGAATGAAAACAAATTGAGCCTATGATCATAGCCATTATTCTCAATACAGAAGACAACTCCAAAAATATTACTTTCAGAAAACAGAAACCCGCAAattttcatgtttttttttaaaaagggcACATTTCTCTGCTGACTTCTCTAATGAAGACCTGTGAGAGCCCAGTATCTTAATGCAGTAGACAGCATGAAAACAAACTTAGACTAAAACAGAAAAAATCGACTTGAGGTATGTTCACTGCCTAACTGGTAACTGGTCTTGGACAGAAATGAACAGTTGATGCAATCAAGTTTTCTACTATGGACTTTCATCAATAAAGCAGGTCAATATTTCTAACTTGTGAGCTGTACAACCTACCCGGGCATCATCATCTTCCTTTGTGACTTGTTTCACCACGACCTCCTCTTCATGTTGATAGAGCTGATTAAAAAAATAACGCCTTGTGAGGTTGCAGATGAAAGGGACTGTAAGTAGCAAACTTGGGTAGGAACTAGGAATGGAGTAGAGGCACCAGTGCACCACAATACTTTCAATGTGTTCAATATGGATTGTACCAAGTATCACCAAATTATTAGGCTACTTATCAGATTGCCATAGGAAACAGCTGTGTCAGGGAATGTTGCATGAACAGTCTGTGCATAGTTCAATGTGCAATACATATTCGGGCAGCGATACATTTTTTTCCCTGGTCAAACACTGAACCTCATGGTTTGCAGCAACTACCCACACTAACAGACATGCTTGCGGTAACATTTTAAAGGATTAATAAGGAACAGAGCTTACCTTGCGCTGCTCTCGGACGAGTATGGCGAATTTGTCCAGGTTCGGGACAGCAAGCATCTTGGGCATGAGGTGGTTGCGGAAGTGGCCAGGCGCCACCTTGACCACATCCCCTGTTTTCCCCAGCTTATCAATCGTCTGCAGGATAAAACATTAAGGAATGAAAGACAGAAAATAATTTATTTCCCCAGACATTTAATCATGTATCACAAGAGGAATCAGGAATTAACAATGGGGTCATATTTTCTCATTGTAAAGCGTTGATCAAATAAAACGCACAGTTCTAAAAAACAAATTACGAAATGGCCCAAAAACAAACTAAGATTTTTCTTTTGTAGTGAGTTGCAACCATCCCAGTAAAGCACAACTGAAACTAGATCAGAAAATCTAGCTACAATCGAACCAAAGCGACTGCTTGGCTAACACACCGTAGTATCTTCTTAATACGAATCAGCAGGAGGAACCTCGGGCGGGTACAATATCCACGTCGCCCATTAACCCACAAACCGTTGGATCCAGCAAGCATGTGACATCGCCGTTCGATCGGGGTTTGGCGCGGGTCTCGCCCTTTAAGCCGGTAACCCAAGCGGACGAGAATCCTCGCGAAGCTACTGGTTCCTTCGCCTCCCCACTGCCATAACCCTCCACCCTTTGCCTACTGTGCCTGCCTGAGACGTGCCGACGCTCACTGCCCTTCGTCGTCCGGCTGCTGCAGGCAGCCTCGTCCATCCTCCTCCAAATTCCATCCTCGTGCTGCGGCCTCTTTCCCCACCACGCGCAGCCTCGACTACTGTGGATGTGCACGGCTGGGGGGACCCGTAGCACAGGGCCAGCACGTGGCAGAGGCACTAATGCGCTACTGCTCTCTGTCTCTTGATTACTGTACTTAGGTGCTGTTTGGTGGTACCGTGGTACGATTGATAACGCAAACGTAATGGAATTAAAGCTGTCACTGTTACGGCAGCATATAGGATGTGATCTGATTTCATTTCCATTTGCGTTACATTTCTACTAACCAAACAGCACGTTGACCTGATACTTTCATTTGGTTACAAACAGCAAGTGATGCCTCGTCTTAAGATTTATTTATCAAGATTTAACTTGACAAAGTAattcgagtcacggtctcctcgcattgcacaggcgagggtaaggcttgccaatgacacccttccccagaccccgcacagagcggaagctctctgcactgggtacgcctttTTTTTTAACTTGATAAAGTAAGGAGTGTGGACCACTTACCTAGCATTTGCTCTTTCAATAATGAACTTATGAATATTAGTTATTCGATCTCTGTATTCTCATTCTGATATTGAGTTCATGTCATGTTCATGCATATATGATATAACTGTATACTGAACTCTATATTTCTGTACATTGTATTGGCTCTAGTATTTCTTTATAGATTATATtgtgttttttttaatttgtacTAGGCTAGAATTTTAACAGATTGTTTTCTTTAAAGCacggaagggcgggcctggtgcaagcggtagagtcttaccgcctatgaccggaaggtcccgggttcgagtcgtggtctcctcgcattgcacaggcgagggtaaggcttgccactaatacccttccccagaccccgcacagagcgggagctctctgcactgggtacgcccttttttttttgttttctttaaaGCACGATACAAACAGAGGTTCTCTTCCATTGTTCAAAGAGAGAAATAAAGAAGCAGAAGGAAAATATCATGCTTATATATCCATATAGATTTATTTTTTGAGCGATGTGCATCTTATAACCTTATTACATAAATCAAACAAATGCCTATTGACTCATACCAACCAATCCAAGTGAATATAGCCTAGAGCGTTTATACACAAAGCATGGCTTATGCAATAAATCAGATACTCCGTATTTCTGTAGTTATTTCTCAGTATCTGCACAACAAGATTTCTACACGCTGATTAAATGGAGTGGTATTCAGCATTGATATTAGAATATACGGGAGATGGAAATCAACTTCTCTAAGTAGCACCGTATAGGCCATGGgtcaaaatggaaagaagaaaaCACTGGCTACCTAATTGGTCTACCATCCTCTGCGTAGCGCGCGGCTTAGTTAATAAACCAAAACAGAGGTGTCGCAGGCGGAATGATTATGAAGGTATCGATGAAGACCTTACCGTAGTGAGGATGACCTCGAGCTTGCGGTAGCGCAGGCCATGGCCGGAGAAGAGAAAGGGGTTGGCGGCGAGGCTCTGGCGCTGAAGGCGGAGGGCAGCgcgggcggcggccatggcgacggcgTGCGGAAGGACGCTAGGGTTCGCTCCTCTGTGGACTGTGGGGAGTAGTTCGGCCTGCAGGGCCCAACAAGTCGCTCAGGAGTCGGGGCCTCTTTTGCTGGCCATGCAGATATATGGGCCGACAGCCTCAAGTCGCTGGGCGGTGGGCGCACGcaggatttttttttcatttgccaGATAAATGCCTCCGACAAAAGACAATGCAAACATATACTCTGCAGCCGTATATTATATTATTATACTCATACAAAAGAATGCAAATGTTTTTATCCACGCCCTAGTTAACCTGATACTATAATTACTAGATATACCGGTGCGTTGCACCAGGGCCACAAGTTTTTATCCACGCCAACACGCAAAAAAGTAATAAAATACTAATAAATGATTTTATGTTAGGAACCCTAAACTATTTTCAAATTCATTAAGACATTTTTTCACTTTAATTACATCATCTTGGATTGAACCCTCAGGACGTGGACGCGTAAGCTCTGGGGATTTCGTACCGGACAAGGACACGTGAAAGCGGTTTTTCGTATCGAAACCGGGTAGCACACGGACACGTGAGCTCCAAGTTTTTTTAACGCGAGGAACCTTCCCCATTCCCAATGATATTTCAATAGAAATACAGAGTTTGAAGATTGTATCAAGAAGACAGAAAAGCTAGAGTGATCCGAAGATCATTACAAGATAACTACCGCCAAGGTTACCTAGCTGTTGACGATAGTTAACAtttatcataaaccatcaatataacttgtataaatgactaaaatggatcaccaatatagacttaggggtttaaaccgataaattccatgagttttggtgaatttgtcttTCCAGCAGGATTTAAACAGAAAttcgccaaggaggacctattcatcaaaggaaattacaGAATTCCGCCGCTTAATCGAAGTGGGAAGACTCTAAAAGACTCTAGGAGACTCTCCACCGAAGCAGGACacatgtcactgacatgtggggccgggcggccccacctagaggccgcccAACCTATGGGCCCCTATATCAACCTCccgttgctatgtcggttctccaccaccttaaggattaCATCTCCATCATTTATTCAAGTCGATTTGATTtgagggcttaggattgacgcttcggcctatatatatcaacttGTACCCCTAGGGCAGAggcctcatttgatcctgagagctaagaagctagaaaccctaattcatatattcaccaggatcagagctatcaatcaagagaagattagtcctcaataggatctagtcttgtattagagatagtga
This DNA window, taken from Miscanthus floridulus cultivar M001 chromosome 13, ASM1932011v1, whole genome shotgun sequence, encodes the following:
- the LOC136500879 gene encoding uncharacterized protein isoform X2; this encodes MAAARAALRLQRQSLAANPFLFSGHGLRYRKLEVILTTTIDKLGKTGDVVKVAPGHFRNHLMPKMLAVPNLDKFAILVREQRKLYQHEEEVVVKQVTKEDDDARLQEERLKQYQAAAKRLDNALLVLRRFISTGNELRTPVTKDEIVSEVARQLNITIHPENLHLQSPLASLGEFELPLRLPQDIPRPED
- the LOC136500879 gene encoding uncharacterized protein isoform X1, producing MAAARAALRLQRQSLAANPFLFSGHGLRYRKLEVILTTTIDKLGKTGDVVKVAPGHFRNHLMPKMLAVPNLDKFAILVREQRKLYQHEEEVVVKQVTKEDDDARLQEERLKQYQAAAKRLDNALLVLRRFISTGNELRTPVTKDEIVSEVARQLNITIHPENLHLQSPLASLGEFELPLRLPQDIPRPEGKLQWTLKVKIRRK